One Papaver somniferum cultivar HN1 unplaced genomic scaffold, ASM357369v1 unplaced-scaffold_12, whole genome shotgun sequence genomic window, TTTATCAGATTTGATTTAGATGCCTGGTTAACTGCAGACTTGCCTTTTTTGCTTCTCTTTCTGCGTTTGACAGAAGTTGTATGAAGAAGAAAATGCAGCGACCTGGAAATAACTTGGCCATCTTGAATTTGGATACTGACTGTGACCATATCTAGATTGGCGTAAACTGATCCAAATGTATACAAACTGTCATGTATTGAATTCATTAATCTGAGAAGATATTCAAGTAACATGGTCCAGACTACAGACACACCCAAGCATaaaaatttgaaagaaaaggaAACTCATATATCATCGGTTGGTTAATACAAATAGGTAAATACACTCAAAAAAAGAAATCTGGTACTGTCAAGGTCATAATGCTCAAGTGACCTTCTATGGGATCACTAAGCTATAATTAATCTACAAGGTAACCGTGAACACCGTAGAGTAGACCATCAGCTCTTTGTACTCCTACTGATCCAGGACTTGGTGGATCCAGACGTTGGCGGTTTCCAGATGATATCGTTGAGATTGCTACAGAAGTTTTTGTAGAACTGCAAACACCATAGATATTTGTAAGTggtaaaataagaaaagaaatgtAGAATTTGCAGCTACTAGGTCACTTCTTTGGTAGACAACACTTGCAAGAGGAAATTTCAAAAAATGATTGACCTTAAGGTATTCGGCAGTCTCGCCAGCTGCTTTCTGAACATCCACCATGAAGAACGAAGGAGCGACCTCGAAAATCTGAATTAGGACAAGGTTGGATGAATATATGTGCAGTAACATAAACGAAGAAAAAATGGCAGGTAATGGACCATAACACAACTTACCTCCAAAATAACAGAGAAGAGTCCAGTTTTATTTGCTGAAAGACCTTCCATTCTCATCTGAAAAATGAATTCACCACTCAGGTTAAATGAGTTTTTGAAGGACTGTTACTATATGACAGCGTGAGAAGCAAATGGAATTACAGGAAAGCTCAGATGGAGATGCAAGGGGCTATATGGAAGTTAAATCTGCTCACCTTGTAATTACGAATATGAGTCTTGTAACCCATTGACTGTGCGACAACTTCCATACTTGATAAAACAACTTTAGCTGGTTTAGTTGAAAGAAAGCGTGTCTGGTGTTTCGCGTCCTGTCAGGTGAGATCAAAAGATTGTTAATACAGGTACAAGGAGATATTACTGTCACATGAACACGAAAAGGAAAGCAACAAACAAAATTGATGAAGTTCACTGTAAATACCTGTCCACGGTCAAACATTGATGCAAGGTTCAGGCCTTGAGAAAGAATTATAAGGTCAAATGCATTTAGTGTTATGGGGGCCATGTTTTCATTTCCGCACTGTTCAGCTTTAGCCTGCTGATCCTGCAAAATTAGATCACCCGTGGGGAAGGAAACTAAAACCATCAACAATCAGGCCAGTCAATCTCAGAGGAAGAAGAGGCTAAACAGGTGCATGATCAATGTGTTTGAGAGAAATTTCACTAGAGATCAAGTTTGAAAGAATAACCAACCTCGGGGTCATCAAAGGCAGCATACACATCATCAAGGTTAACATCCTCATATTCAATAGGCCTAACAGGAACGTAACTCCTCTTAAACCACTCGTCATCCCTGATTTCGTCCATTCGAATGCGCtacaaaaatttgaaaaagagATCTTATCAATCAAGAACAGAACAGAACTTTGAAAACTTTGGTGTATAATTATGTTTCGCTGTTTTGGTGTATAACTATGTTTCGCATGAAATGTGCATAGAGAATGGTGAATGATGTCTTATGGCAACAAATAAAAAATGAGACATCATACAGCTCGACGGTTAAACTTACAGTTTGAGGATTTGGGTCCAGTATTCTATATATTAAGGACTTTGCGCCAACAGGAAACCAAGATGGACAGGAAAACTCTGCTTTCCcaatctgcagaagaaatagaatGATTTCAGCTAGTAGTAGTCAGACCGAGGACTAGCTTAGTAAGTAGAGGAAGACTGCAAATTTTTGTATTTTTAATAGTGAGGAGATGTCACCTTGTTGTACAAGGTGGTAAGATCAAGCTCATCGAATGGGAGATAGCCTGCCAACAGAACATAAAGAATGACGCCACAAGACCAGACATCTGCTACAGAACCAACGTAACCCTTGTGGCTGAGAACCTACAGTGGAAGGATCAAGCGTCGAAAGTATTTCAGTATCAATATATGACAACACATGGTTATAAAAATCAAGATATCTCAGTTAGAGTTGTCCACAAAAAAATACCTCTGGTGCAACGTAATTTGGAGTTCCACAAGTGGTGCGCAAAAGgctaacaccctagcaacaaaTATGCGACAAACAAATAGTTAGTAACTGATGGATACTGCAGTTAGATGACTGACAATGCAAGGGCCGAGGAATCTTAGTATCTTACTTCTTCAGGCAAAGCACTAAGTCCAAAATCTGAAATCCTCAGATTTCCTTGGGAGTCGAGAAGAAGGTTTTCAGGCTGCATATGAACATCAAAAACAATTGTAAGTACTCTATGcgacagtaaatgaacaacagcTATCCAGATTCCAGCtatggaacaccttcaaatctcgATGGTAGACCCCCTTACTGTGGCAATAATCCACCCCATCAATAAGTTGCTGGAAGTATCTCCTAGCTTCTGTCTCACTGAGTCGCCCTTTGTGCACCTGCACAAGCAAACGTATAGCAAGACAAACACTTCAGTGCTCGACTTCAGATATGAGACATGGTATAATTAGAGATTAACTTGTAGAAATTTGAGTTAGCAAATCTTACAATCTTATCGAACAATTCACCACCTGTTATGAACTCCAGTATAATGTATATCTTTGCACGACTCGCTAGTACCTCATGCAGGCGAACAACATACGGATGCCTAACAAGCTTCATAATCGATATCTCCCTCTTGATCTGCAAAACAAGTAAGCTAAACACTTCAATAAACCAAAATTCGAAACGTGCATCCACGGTTTACAAAGCTGTAGTGGCACCAATTCAATAACAAACATGAGAATTAGGAGAGTTATCATAAATTATCTCAAAAACACTGAAAATTGTATCAAATTGGCGAATCCATTGAAGTAAACACAACAACCTAGGGATACAAATTTTTTCAGCTCAGACATTACTCAAACAACACTCAAATTGATGGGAATGAACATGGAAATTCTGAATTCTGAAATAATGGTATCAATCACAGACACAAACTAACAAAACCCTTTATTCATTGACTGAAATTTCAAAGTCTACAATCATCAAATTACTCAAGAACCCTAGAAATTAATGGTATAACTAAAAAGGGGGAAAATGAAAAAGGAGGGATTTTTCAGTATTACCTGATCAACCATCTTGTGTCTAATGATAGTAGAACGATCAAGAACTTTCATAGCAACACTTTCACCAGTCTCTGTATTTTGAGCAAATTTCACTTTAGCAAATGTTCCTTCTCCAATTGTTCTACCTACTTCATACTTTCCCACTTTCCTTATACCCATTTCTCCCTCACAAATTCAATCAAATTCTCACCTCTCTAATTCAATCAACTCATTTGCAGATACTCTCTTAGTCCTTCTTCTCCTTCCCTCTGTTCTGGAAATCTGATCTTTGTTCtggaaaatcaaagttgaagaaatTTGATTACTATAACTTATCTTTTTTGATGGTGGGGGTAACAGAAATTTGGCTTTGATGTGATTTGATTGGTTCTTACAAAGGTTTGGTAATAATTTCTGTTTTAGAAATTTTGGGGGTTTTTCTTTTTTCAGAGATGAGACAGAGAAAAATATTCCTTCTCCTTGGTCTGGAattgtaagaagaaaaaaaaaaaagtgactgTCTTTTTGTGATTTGgactttggttttgaattttgaattagggtttattatttgtttaattaaGGTGTGGTTGGCCAATGAATGATCATTTaattttcttataattttgattAGTTTAGGTTTTGATGAGGTGGGGTTTAGGTGGAAGTCTTAAAGTGGTGGAAATGAAGAAGTGGGACACAGCTTGCTTGCAGGTTGCCCACCTCATTAGAAGTTCTTTGATTAACATTTGGTTTATGATGaccagatgaaaaaaaaaagaaaaaaaaacggctTTGATACATACACCGATAAGGTGTGCACCCAAAGGGATCTGACGGTCCCTCTCACACCGTGCTTAGCATCAGGAGGGTGGTGGGCAGATGTGGGTCTTATCCCCTTTCACACGGTACCCATCGTGG contains:
- the LOC113330939 gene encoding CBL-interacting serine/threonine-protein kinase 8-like gives rise to the protein MGIRKVGKYEVGRTIGEGTFAKVKFAQNTETGESVAMKVLDRSTIIRHKMVDQIKREISIMKLVRHPYVVRLHEVLASRAKIYIILEFITGGELFDKIVHKGRLSETEARRYFQQLIDGVDYCHSKGVYHRDLKPENLLLDSQGNLRISDFGLSALPEEGVSLLRTTCGTPNYVAPEVLSHKGYVGSVADVWSCGVILYVLLAGYLPFDELDLTTLYNKIGKAEFSCPSWFPVGAKSLIYRILDPNPQTRIRMDEIRDDEWFKRSYVPVRPIEYEDVNLDDVYAAFDDPEDQQAKAEQCGNENMAPITLNAFDLIILSQGLNLASMFDRGQDAKHQTRFLSTKPAKVVLSSMEVVAQSMGYKTHIRNYKMRMEGLSANKTGLFSVILEIFEVAPSFFMVDVQKAAGETAEYLKFYKNFCSNLNDIIWKPPTSGSTKSWISRSTKS